The following are from one region of the Tenacibaculum dicentrarchi genome:
- a CDS encoding precorrin-6A/cobalt-precorrin-6A reductase, with amino-acid sequence MILVFGGTTEGKKVATLLQEKLMPFVYSTKTSISFNETEIASYRYGALNEIDLENYLIKNKIQIIINASHPFAEILHKTIAKVAKNLQIPVIRFARKLLPQTKHVLVSYVNYYDNALAILKENQILLALTGVQSIKRLKPWWLKNLTYFRILNRPESLAIATESNFPKNQLILEFPSSDLEKEISIIKENKIDIILTKETGNSGFLHTKIEAALKTSTQIIIIKQPEIPKYFTQVFNENQLITALSILSPQKNSII; translated from the coding sequence ATGATACTTGTATTTGGAGGAACAACAGAAGGTAAAAAAGTAGCAACCTTGCTTCAAGAAAAACTGATGCCTTTTGTTTATTCAACAAAAACAAGTATCTCTTTTAATGAAACAGAAATTGCGAGTTACAGATATGGTGCGTTAAATGAAATAGATTTAGAAAATTATCTAATCAAAAATAAAATTCAAATTATTATAAATGCCTCGCATCCTTTTGCAGAAATTTTGCACAAAACCATTGCTAAGGTGGCTAAAAATTTACAAATCCCTGTAATACGTTTTGCTAGAAAATTGCTACCTCAAACAAAACACGTATTAGTGTCTTATGTTAATTATTACGATAATGCCTTAGCAATTTTAAAAGAAAATCAAATATTATTAGCTTTAACGGGGGTACAATCTATCAAAAGGTTAAAACCTTGGTGGCTAAAAAACCTCACTTATTTTAGAATTTTAAACAGACCCGAATCTTTAGCAATTGCAACTGAAAGTAATTTCCCTAAAAATCAATTAATTTTAGAATTTCCTTCTTCTGATTTAGAAAAAGAAATTTCGATTATCAAAGAAAATAAAATTGATATCATTTTAACTAAAGAAACAGGCAACAGTGGTTTTTTACACACTAAAATTGAAGCTGCTTTAAAAACAAGTACACAAATAATAATTATCAAACAACCTGAAATTCCAAAATATTTTACGCAAGTTTTTAATGAAAATCAATTAATTACGGCATTATCTATTTTATCACCTCAAAAAAATTCAATAATATGA
- the cobM gene encoding precorrin-4 C(11)-methyltransferase has translation MKKIAIIAVTEKGLEKALIIQKEFPKSLVITTLQSSNGNVSTIASISDYLTDNFSKLDGICFVTALGICVRLIAPYIQDKNTDPAVISVDDLGLNVQSVLSGHKGGANNFALKVSAVLGANSVISTSSDVQEIWALDTLGNQFDWQTESSLSITKTMALFVNNKPTALLLDIKDKGTQHLEKTAPNFVTVFYDEKNIDYTQFELFITVSYKIYEAKIPSLFLIPKVLSVGSGCSKELNFTVFQETFKTKLANEGFHFSAIKNFGSIDIKANQQAYLDFSEVNNIPFSTFTSDEINKISIPNPSEMVQSKIGVAGVSESCAMLLSENNELLVEKQKIHIENNEKFTFSVSLDAKAVRKTAVAIIGAGPGDSSLITVKGKEYLEAADCVLYAGSLIPEEMTNWCKPSAVVRNSAMMTLEEQVSLMQEHYKKGNSIVRLQCGDPSLYGAIQEQMTIFDELNMEYFIVPGISSFSAAAAVLKSEFTIPEVVQSIVLTRGEGKTPMPSKESISAFAATNSTMCIFLSAGIASKVQAQLLEHFDADTPVAVMYRITWKDEEIYQGKLENLAEIVKNSKKTRTVLIVVGSAIGARKNRSQLYNPKWKHIFRTNKKFVVTD, from the coding sequence ATGAAAAAAATAGCCATTATAGCAGTTACTGAAAAAGGATTAGAAAAAGCCCTTATAATTCAGAAAGAATTTCCAAAATCATTAGTCATAACAACCTTACAATCTAGTAACGGGAATGTTTCGACTATTGCATCTATTTCAGACTATTTAACCGATAATTTTTCAAAATTAGATGGTATTTGTTTTGTAACCGCATTAGGTATTTGTGTACGTTTAATTGCACCATATATTCAAGATAAAAACACCGACCCTGCGGTTATTTCTGTGGATGATTTAGGTTTAAATGTACAATCAGTATTAAGCGGGCATAAAGGAGGTGCTAATAATTTTGCTTTAAAAGTTTCGGCTGTTTTAGGCGCAAATTCTGTAATATCAACATCTAGCGATGTACAAGAAATTTGGGCTTTAGATACTCTTGGAAATCAATTTGACTGGCAAACAGAAAGTTCTTTATCAATAACTAAAACAATGGCGTTGTTTGTAAACAATAAACCAACCGCTTTACTTTTAGATATTAAAGATAAAGGAACACAGCATTTAGAAAAAACAGCACCTAATTTTGTAACTGTTTTTTATGATGAAAAAAATATTGATTATACGCAATTTGAATTATTTATTACTGTTAGTTACAAAATATACGAAGCAAAAATTCCTAGTTTATTTTTAATTCCAAAAGTGCTTTCAGTTGGTTCGGGATGTTCGAAAGAATTAAATTTCACTGTTTTTCAAGAAACATTCAAAACTAAATTAGCTAACGAAGGATTCCATTTTTCAGCAATCAAAAATTTTGGTTCTATTGATATTAAAGCAAATCAGCAAGCGTATTTAGATTTTAGTGAAGTCAATAATATTCCTTTTAGCACGTTTACTTCGGATGAAATAAATAAGATCTCAATACCAAATCCTAGTGAAATGGTACAATCTAAAATTGGCGTTGCAGGAGTTTCAGAATCTTGTGCAATGTTATTATCAGAAAATAATGAGCTATTAGTTGAAAAGCAAAAAATTCATATTGAAAATAATGAAAAATTTACTTTTTCTGTTTCTTTAGATGCAAAAGCTGTTCGTAAAACTGCTGTTGCTATTATTGGTGCAGGTCCTGGTGATTCATCATTAATTACCGTAAAAGGAAAGGAATATTTAGAAGCAGCCGACTGTGTTTTATATGCAGGAAGTTTAATTCCTGAAGAAATGACAAATTGGTGTAAACCTTCTGCTGTGGTTCGAAATTCTGCAATGATGACTTTAGAAGAGCAAGTTTCATTAATGCAAGAACATTATAAAAAAGGAAATTCCATTGTGCGTTTACAATGTGGCGACCCTTCATTATACGGAGCAATTCAAGAACAAATGACCATTTTTGATGAGCTAAATATGGAGTATTTTATTGTTCCTGGAATTTCTTCATTTAGTGCTGCCGCAGCGGTTTTAAAATCAGAATTTACCATTCCTGAAGTAGTACAATCTATTGTATTAACTCGTGGAGAAGGAAAAACACCAATGCCATCAAAAGAAAGTATTTCTGCATTTGCTGCTACTAATTCAACAATGTGCATCTTTTTAAGTGCAGGAATTGCATCAAAAGTACAAGCGCAGTTATTAGAACATTTTGATGCCGATACTCCAGTTGCTGTGATGTACAGAATTACTTGGAAAGATGAAGAAATTTATCAAGGAAAATTAGAAAACCTTGCCGAAATTGTAAAAAATAGTAAAAAAACAAGAACTGTATTAATTGTTGTTGGTAGTGCTATTGGAGCACGTAAAAACAGATCACAATTATACAACCCAAAATGGAAACATATTTTTAGAACTAATAAGAAATTTGTAGTTACTGACTAA